ACGCGGCGAATCGGGCGCACTCACCGCCGAGATACAAGGTGGTCTCGGAGGGGGCCATCGTGCCGAGGCCCTTCTCGTAGGTCACGCCGTCGACGGTCAGCGGATGACCGTCGTTCCGGCCGATCGCGCCGTTGCTCTGGTCGCGCTCGACGGGTCCGACACCGTTCTCGGCGGTGAGGAACGGCAGGTCGGAGACGAAGACGTCCCCGGCGGGAGCCGACACGATCTGGACCTCGGTCTGCTCGGTGACCCGGGTCGCCTTGCTGCCCCGACCGTGCACTGCGTCGACGGCGAACTCCACATCCCCGGCCTCGACACCCTCGGGCGGGGTCATCCGCCAGGTCGCGGACGTGGTGGCGCCTCGGTCCAGGTGCTTCGGACCGCTCTGCTCGACCAACTCGGCCTGCCAGCCCTGGGGAACGACCGGCTCCAGTCCGGCGTGGATGAGGCGCTTGCTGCCGAGGTTGACGAACTCGGCATCGATCTCCACCGACCCGCCCGGCGCGATGTTGTCCTGCGACGGCTCGACGAGCAGCCCGGAGGCGGGCTCGGCCGGGTCGACGGTCGGAACGACCAAGTCCTGAATCCACTCGCCTGCCGCGACGTCGCGAGCGCGAATCCGAGCGCCGTCCGAGCCTGCGGTGACCTGGATGACCTGCCGGTTGAGCACGGCACCGGTGTTCACCGCGGTGAATCCATCCGGGTGGCCGCCGGGGACCTTGACCCTGGTTGCCCAGTCGTCCTCGCGCAGGTTCGAATGCGTGTGCGAGCTGAACAGCACCGCCTGGGGGTAGTCCCCGAGGATCTGGCGGAGCTCGCGATCCTGCAGATGGAACTGCCCCGACGTGCCGTCGGAGGCGGAGACGGTGTTCTCCAGCGGGTAGTGCGTGGCGATGAAGACGGGCTCACCGTTGCGGGTGTGGTGGTCGAGACGCGCCCGCAACCAGGACAACTGCTCGTCGCTCAGGTAGATGTGGTCATCCAGGTTGGGGTCCTCCCACCACATCAACCGCTCGGTGCCCAGGGTGATCAGTGGGATGCCGTCTACGACGATCTCGTCGTAGACCCGGTCGCGGCCTGCGAAGTCGAAGAACGACTGGTACAGCTCTTCCTCGGTGAAACCGTTGGGCCAGGACGGCTGGCACAGCTCGGTCGGGGAGCACCAGGCGGGCGAGTACGCCTCGTGGTTGCCGATGCTGGACAGGGTGGTGTCCGCACCGGGACCGGGCGTGCTCGCGATGATCTCGGAGACCTCGTCGTACTCGAAGTCGTAACCCCGATCGACGATGTCACCGTTGATCATCAGCGCCTTCGAGTCGGGCGCCAGGTCGTGGGCGGCGAGTCGCACGTCGTTGAATGCTTCCAGCGCGCCCTGGATGTCACTCATGACATCGAAGGTGCCCTTGGATTCGAGGTCGAGACCGGCAGGATCGACGAACGGCTCCTCCGAGGCGACGGAGGTGCCGAAGGCGGCTCCGGTCAGCAGCACCGCCAGCCCTGCGGCGGCCCATCTGCTCTTTCTCACTGTGCGGCTCCCTGTGCCGAGCAACGGATTGTGAGCGTCCGGTAAGACACTCGTCGTCACCCTCGGGGAGGTTCATGTCGTGGCGTACACGCGTTGCGGAACCTCAGAGACCCGTCGTCCCAACAGAACATGAACGATCAGGCCGTTGGCCGGTTCGGGTCGCCCTCGGCAATCGGACAGTCCGGGCACCGCGAGACTCGCGTGCTCGTCGAGCGGCAGCCGAACGGACGCCCGTCGGGTGCCCCGATGACATCCCACCTGCTCGATCAGACCCGCACGCCTGCATTGCGGGATATCCAGCGCGCCCGTTCGACGTCCGGGCGTCGGCCAAGCCGTCCGCATAGGGTGTCAATTCGAGAACATTCCGTAGCGCGGAGCAGAGGAAGGCGACATGGGTAATGAGCGGCACCCTGGCACCGTTCGCGCGGCGAGCCGCCGAGCGATACCGCCGGGCCGCGCCGCCGACCTGCGCGATCTTCCGATCAGAAGCGACGGCCGAGTTCTGCTGCGCGCGTGGCAGATCGACGATCTGCCTGCGATCATCGAGGCAGCCGACGACCCGTATATCCCGCTCATCACCACGATCCCGGCCGGTTGCTCGATGGTCCAGGCATCGGCCTGGTTGCGCCGACAGTGGACTCAGGCAGCCGAAGGATTCGGCATCCCGCTGGCGATCATCGACGAGTCGACCGGCGAGTCGGCGGGCATGGTGACGATCAACGGCATCGACTGGACGCATCGACGCGGTGCCATGGGCTATTGGCTACTGCCGCGCCATCGGGGCAAGGGGCTAGCCAGAGCCGCCGTCGAACTCACCGTCGGACTGGCCCGCGATCTGGATCTGCTTCGAGTCGAGGCCCTGGTCGAGGTGGACAACGGCCCCTCGCAGGCGGTCTGCCGGGCGAACGGATTCGCCGAGGAAGGGACGCTGCGTTCCTATCTCCGGATCGGCGAACGGCACCGGGACATGATCATGTTCTCCCGATTGCTGTCCGGTTCCTGAACGCGAGCTCGCTGAGCGAAGGGCCAGCGTCACCGACGATGTCTTCTGCGGTGCCGCTGCCCTCTCACCACGAGCAAACATGCTCAGCTGAAGGCGCCGATCGACTCGGAACAGCTTGCCATCACGTAGTCGCCATCACTGGTCGCCTGCGCCACCTCTTCGCCGTCGACGGTGATACGACACGAGATCTCGCCGGTTCCTGCTTGTTGGCCACTGACCTGAACCACGAGCAGCGGATCGTCCGCAGGTAATTCGATGGTGTGTTCCCACGGCAGCTCGACATCGCCGACCTGCTCCATATCGGTCTGCCCGTCAGTCGTATAGGTGATCATGCTGCTGGTCCCGGTGCCGGTCACCTCATACACGACCGTAGCTATGTTCGATGCTGCGGCGTCGTCCTCCGCCGGTGCTGTCTCGCCTTCAGTGGTGTCGCCCGTCGCCGTGTCCGGGGTGGTGGTGTCCTCGCCGCCCGTGGTAACAGCGGCGACGGCGATCACGGCAACGATGCCGCCGACGATCCACGGCCAACGCTTCTTTTTCTTCGCCGTGTTGGGGGTGTCGGTCATCTCGAACAGAGCCTTTCTGACTGGAGGATCTTGCACCGCGTAGCTATCCAGCCGTCACGTCGGAAGGACCTTCCCCGTCGTTAACGGTGCTGTCGGTCCTTCATCCGCCACCCAAAGCACATGTGATCCGCTCGAGATGTTCAGGTACCGAAGTTCCGGTGACCGGGGCAGGTGCATCGTGACCACCCGGTCGCCCCCACCGAGATACCGCCTCGGTCGCTCCCACGGGACGTTCCCATCGATCGATATAACGGTGAGTCACCTTCGCCGCCCTGCCGCGGCCCAGAGCAGCGCCACCTCGACAAGCGAAATATGCAGTTCAACGACGATGTATCCCAGATGAGGTCACCATCGACGGCAAGCAGCCAAATCTCAATCGACGGTTCCAAGTAGCGAGATCGGGGTACGCCTCTCACCATGAGTGATGCAACTCGCGTCACCACTCAACAGAATGGAGGCATCCGATGAGACGGAACGAGAAGGATCGGCATGTCGTCCCGAACAGCAACGGCGGTTGGAACGTCGAGAAGCCGCATGCCAGCCGGGCGAGCAGCCATCACCAGACCCAGAACCAGGCCATCGGCCAGGCCAGGCAGACCACTGCCAGGACGGGTGGAGAAACGGTGATTCACGGCGCCGACGGCCGCATTCGAGGTAAGGACACCTCACGACGGGGCAACGACCCTAATCCGCCGCGCGACCGACGTTGACGCAGGTGAGACGACTCCACTGATCGATACCGACGAGCCGACTCGGGCTGTGCTGCGCACCGCCGCCCGACTGCCGTCGAATCGATGCCGTCACACCGATAGGTGGCTGACACACCTCGCCCGCAGCAATGCGGCCTCCTCCTTGCTATCCCGTTTTGCCGGGCCAGGTGGGTCACCCACGGATAGCCAGACCGTCGAACGAACAGGTCCTCCCCGCTGAGTCTGGGAGGACCTGTTCGCTATTTCTGCAGCTTGTAGCTGGCGGGCATATCGGGTGGTCGCCTGGCCTCTTCGGCCCGAAGGCCTGACTGATGGCGCGGTATCGCACCAGGCGGGCGGCGGAGGATGGCGTATTCGACTCGGATGGCCGCAGCTCACCACAAGGTCTCCCATGTCGGCGAGCTCAAGTGGTCAGGAAAGAAGGATCTCGCGTTGCTGCCCGATGCGACCAAACGCGGTTACGCAGTCTTCCTCACCAAAGACGCACGGCAGCTGGAAGACCCGCTGGAGACCGATGCGATCAAGAAATCCGGCATGCACCATGTCTTCAACCCCGGAAGCAAGCAACGCTTCGAACGAGTCGACCCTGCTAAGGCACCGCCCAGGTACTGGCCGAGGTAGGCACCGGGAACTCCGGTAGGTCCCACTCGCCCATGTCGGGAGTCGCGAGCCAGTAGCTCTACCGATAGCTCCACAAAAAGATCAGGGGCCCTCGAAGAGGACCCCTGACCTGCGAGCCGCCTAAGGGAATCGAACCCTTGACCTACGCATTACGAGTTCCCCAAAGCCCTGTTCAGGGCAGTGCAGGATCGTTCATCCGCAGGTCAGAGGCTTTCCGCAACCTGTTGTGGACCGAGCTGAACGGGGGTGAACTGCAACCCGAACTGCAACCCTCGACACAGCATCTCGATCCGCTTGGACCAGTGACACTTCGCACGACCTAAGCTAAAAATCGAACCTATCCAACGGAGAATTTCGCTTCGAAATATTCAAGAAATAGATTGTGCTATAGATTGGATCGACACGGACAGGAAGGCAAGAAGGTGCACGAATCAAATAGATTTTCTCCAACGTTTCGCGGAGGCCAGCTCGCGAGCAGGGTCGAAGCCCAAGACACCGTCTGCATGATTCTACTAGTAGAAGCAATAGGAGGCCTTATCGACGAAATTCCTGCACGTCAACTCACAGAGGCTGGACTAGTTATATTTGAAAAACTAGAAGACATTGAAATTTCATGGCCTAACGGCAGGGCGTTAATAAGCGTAAAGGACAAAGCGGTAAGCTACAGCGACATAACGAACGAAATAGAGAAGTTCTCAAAACTTTACAGTAACACCTCGGACAATAACGGAATGGTCTTTAGGCTGGAAGCGGGATCACTCTCCGGAAGCAAGGCAAGGACGCTGATAGACGATCTGCGAGCTTTGAAATCTGTAGCGCAAAGCGGGGTGATCTCAGAGTGGCGAATGGCAGCGCAAGATTTCGAGGCAGAACACCAAGCGCCCAGTAGCATCGCCGCCATTACAACCGTGTGCATCCGAGATATGAACATCAACCTCGACGTAGGGAAAGCCATCTTCGCCAGCAGGTTCCGGACGGTATTTCCCGTGCAACAATTCACAGACGATAAGATATTTGAGAACTACTCTAGAATGATCTATGAGCAAATCGCACCCGCGCGACGCACACGCGCAACAATCAGAATAGACATCCTAAAGAAAAGCCTTCTTGAACCGCTTGTACCCAGAATGCTTCACGGCATAAATACCGACGTGATGAAAACTCGGTACGGCTACGTAGTCGACCCGACGCTCTCGGAGAAAATCGACTTAAGCCTGAAAATAATCCAGGCATCAAAAAGGAAGGCGTTGAAGAGATGGCGGCGACATGCGCGAAAGCACGCCGTTGCCAGTCTCCTCTACCGTGGACATGTGGCATGCCCCTTTTGCAATCACCCGCTAATGTTCTCAACATTCGGGGACAACTCAGTTGGATGCCCAAATTGTCACTATATACCCTACCTCACAATTTTCTATGCCTGCGACTGCACCGAGCCGGTAGCCCTCGTAAGACAACCTTCAGTCGAAACAATTGAAACTTTCTCCGAGATCCTCGAAGAGGTAAAAATCAATTCACCCACGTGCGATAAGTGTGGACAACGCGTCGACCGCGAGAAGCTGTACAGTCGAGTTTTTTCGGCCACAATACCCTGGCCTCCCGAGAGTTACAACGAAAATGAGCTGATCACTATCAGAACGAAAATCGGATGGGAAGGTCGGTCATACAAAATTCCCGGCGAGACCCCTCTGTCGCTTATAAAAAAGGGAGAGTGGAAGGAATCCGCCGAGTAGACGACCTTTGTTAGATGGCAAGGCGGCGAAGCCGTCGCGGCAGTCGAGCGCCATGACCGGCTCTACCAGGATGACCCCTCGGCGCTCTGGTCGGACCGGTGTGGCTGCTGAGTCCTGCTCGGTCTTCTCGCGCGCCGTCTGCGGTGGCGCGTCACCGGCACCAGGCGGCTGGGCGTCGGCCAGACCGAGGACGCGCGTCAGCGCGCCCGCAGGGTTGAGCCGTGCGCCCGGCCTGCTCAAGGTGACCGACCAGCGCGCCGCCGCAGGCGGCGCGCCTTGATCCCCTAGAGCCAAATTCGGCAGCAGAAGACGTCATTCTCGCGACTTGGTTGCCCGGCGAGGAACTTCGTTCGGGATCGGGTCAACCGTCGCGCATAGGCTTCTCCAATATACATAGAAGCAGAATGCGGCAATTTCCAAAAGGACGAGAGTGACGAGTAGCGAGAGCCCGAAATGACTCAGAGTCGAAGGCATGGACTCGCTTGGTACAGAATCTGACATCAAGAGTGCACCTGGTTGCCACGTACCTGAGACGGCGAATAGTGCCAACGCCAGCAGAAGCGCAATCACGGGACCGACGAAGATGATTTGTTCGAGAACGTTAACGATTCTGGGATGCACTTCGCGTAAGGACTTCCACTTCCCAGATCCCCTTCGCCGCGCGTAGTTACGCCAGAGAGC
This Actinoalloteichus hymeniacidonis DNA region includes the following protein-coding sequences:
- a CDS encoding GNAT family N-acetyltransferase — encoded protein: MGNERHPGTVRAASRRAIPPGRAADLRDLPIRSDGRVLLRAWQIDDLPAIIEAADDPYIPLITTIPAGCSMVQASAWLRRQWTQAAEGFGIPLAIIDESTGESAGMVTINGIDWTHRRGAMGYWLLPRHRGKGLARAAVELTVGLARDLDLLRVEALVEVDNGPSQAVCRANGFAEEGTLRSYLRIGERHRDMIMFSRLLSGS
- a CDS encoding PIN-like domain-containing protein — translated: MAYSTRMAAAHHKVSHVGELKWSGKKDLALLPDATKRGYAVFLTKDARQLEDPLETDAIKKSGMHHVFNPGSKQRFERVDPAKAPPRYWPR
- a CDS encoding NPCBM/NEW2 domain-containing protein, producing MRKSRWAAAGLAVLLTGAAFGTSVASEEPFVDPAGLDLESKGTFDVMSDIQGALEAFNDVRLAAHDLAPDSKALMINGDIVDRGYDFEYDEVSEIIASTPGPGADTTLSSIGNHEAYSPAWCSPTELCQPSWPNGFTEEELYQSFFDFAGRDRVYDEIVVDGIPLITLGTERLMWWEDPNLDDHIYLSDEQLSWLRARLDHHTRNGEPVFIATHYPLENTVSASDGTSGQFHLQDRELRQILGDYPQAVLFSSHTHSNLREDDWATRVKVPGGHPDGFTAVNTGAVLNRQVIQVTAGSDGARIRARDVAAGEWIQDLVVPTVDPAEPASGLLVEPSQDNIAPGGSVEIDAEFVNLGSKRLIHAGLEPVVPQGWQAELVEQSGPKHLDRGATTSATWRMTPPEGVEAGDVEFAVDAVHGRGSKATRVTEQTEVQIVSAPAGDVFVSDLPFLTAENGVGPVERDQSNGAIGRNDGHPLTVDGVTYEKGLGTMAPSETTLYLGGECARFAASVGIDDRAPQSSQNRPDDGRGDGGDVVFQVWADDEKVWDSGLVSSGEGARDMDVHLNDAETLRLVVTDGGDENWWDYADWGQARLTCAG
- a CDS encoding MmpS family transport accessory protein encodes the protein MTDTPNTAKKKKRWPWIVGGIVAVIAVAAVTTGGEDTTTPDTATGDTTEGETAPAEDDAAASNIATVVYEVTGTGTSSMITYTTDGQTDMEQVGDVELPWEHTIELPADDPLLVVQVSGQQAGTGEISCRITVDGEEVAQATSDGDYVMASCSESIGAFS
- a CDS encoding DUF2188 domain-containing protein; its protein translation is MRRNEKDRHVVPNSNGGWNVEKPHASRASSHHQTQNQAIGQARQTTARTGGETVIHGADGRIRGKDTSRRGNDPNPPRDRR